From the Scophthalmus maximus strain ysfricsl-2021 chromosome 11, ASM2237912v1, whole genome shotgun sequence genome, one window contains:
- the LOC118299031 gene encoding uncharacterized protein LOC118299031, protein MDNQIAKTTQSLTTASEMRETTKMLMQPNANWEEYLTPAPLSIAILGELVFISSCEDFSINKNPPPKGFQYIKYPDSFRACLMQICNSGWQAFNEAHKNMDQIRIHTDTVPAYMKAAVNTLFNGTDEVIQALLPNQLESIRTIADECVTLANSVENKYSDVIKLIQELLEACVNASNFYGEELENIKQKMEENKLKEQTSKKLNEQSKKAMDEMAKQMGEAQEKYNQSMDSLPSGWDIIGMDFVEGITSSLTAVMHGCASVITGDGKGAGGSVTQQSGDNIEDKKGDKVTNMNVYSKSEEILKLASQLNGFVEGSEIDWTNLYDQKHKKTRSSWHKSQFSRISEDLKKNPKGNLCTSVLSLCKKSIGICDKLAQYTPGQKWDKNQTKQLIEEIQGLTDDARKFDSESKSKLGSPALGPKPPMMYKADNGPQSKSAGQTASDNARFAIEQSKEQLKQTRESYEKSLENMEKNQKELTDILIEMQNCKIKEIDFNTTIKMLVKGLDAMGRVKEQWEKMVRFFQMVSTIIRTSLSKTLHNFVTTSNDTKKLSYDGKLFAKDLLYTQAFQASNIASLVHMIAGTYTQVSSKYLMDRVSSLGKLMAMDKENPEFLVERQKLQDDCQAAQLGILQLVVKNKKDFEIKVDDRMKKIEDGLKAVLPTCRPQETERIKEIVKSGFAGQEDYC, encoded by the coding sequence ATGGACAATCAAATCGCAAAGACCACGCAGAGTCTTACCACTGCATCAGAGATGAGGGAAACCACCAAGATGCTGATGCAGCCCAATGCAAACTGGGAGGAGTATCTGACTCCTGCTCCGCTCTCTATCGCCATCTTGGGGGAGCTCGTCTTCATCTCCTCATGTGAAGACTTCTCCATCAACAAGAACCCCCCACCAAAGGGCTTCCAGTACATTAAGTATCCAGACTCCTTCAGGGCATGTCTTATGCAAATCTGTAACTCAGGCTGGCAAGCATTCAATGAGGCTCACAAGAATATGGATCAGATCCGTATTCACACAGACACCGTCCCTGCATACATGAAGGCAGCAGTCAACACTCTTTTCAATGGCACTGATGAGGTTATTCAAGCTCTCCTGCCAAACCAACTGGAGAGCATCCGCACCATTGCAGATGAATGTGTGACACTAGCAAACAGTGTTGAAAATAAGTATTCTGATGTCATCAAGTTAATTCAGGAGTTGTTGGAGGCCTGTGTCAATGCATCAAACTTTTACGGCGAAGAGCTAGAAAACATTAAGcagaaaatggaggaaaacaaattgAAGGAGCAGACTtccaaaaagctaaatgaacAGTCCAAGAAAGCAATGGATGAAATGGCAAAGCAGATGGGAGAGGCACAAGAGAAATACAATCAATCCATGGATTCCCTTCCCTCCGGGTGGGATATCATTGGCATGGATTTCGTCGAAGGAATCACATCATCCCTGACAGCAGTAATGCATGGATGCGCTTCTGTTATAACTGGTGATGGAAAGGGAGCAGGTGGATCAGTCACTCAGCAATCAGGCGATAACATTGAAGATAAGAAAGGTGACAAGGTCACAAATATGAATGTCTACAGCAAGTCCGAAGAGATTTTGAAGCTTGCATCGCAACTCAATGGGTTTGTCGAAGGAAGTGAAATAGACTGGACGAACCTGTAtgatcagaaacacaaaaaaacaaggagtTCATGGCACAAGAGCCAATTCAGTAGGATCTCTGAGGATTTGAAGAAGAATCCAAAGGGCAACCTATGCACAagtgttctgtctctctgtaaaAAAAGCATCGGCATTTGTGATAAGCTGGCACAGTATACCCCAGGTCAAAAGTGGGATAAGAACCAAACTAAACAGCTGATAGAGGAAATTCAGGGGTTGACTGATGATGCACGCAAATTTGACTCTGAGAGCAAAAGCAAATTAGGCTCCCCAGCTCTTGGCCCTAAACCACCGATGATGTACAAAGCAGATAACGGCCCACAATCCAAATCTGCCGGTCAGACAGCATCTGACAATGCCCGTTTCGCTATCGAGCAGAGCAAAGaacaactcaaacaaacacGGGAGTCATATGAGAAGTCATTGGAGAACATGGAGAAGAACCAGAAGGAGCTGACTGATATTCTGATTGAAATGCAGAACTGCAAAATCAAAGAGATTGACTTCAACACCACCATCAAAATGCTAGTCAAGGGTCTCGATGCCATGGGCAGAGTCAAAGAGCAGTGGGAGAAGATGGTGCGCTTCTTCCAGATGGTTTCCACCATCATCAGAACCAGCCTCAGCAAGACACTGCACAATTTTGTCACTACATCGAATGATACTAAGAAACTAAGTTACGATGGCAAGCTCTTCGCAAAAGATCTCCTGTACACACAGGCCTTCCAAGCCTCAAACATTGCCAGCCTGGTGCACATGATCGCGGGGACCTACACTCAAGTGTCCAGCAAGTACCTGATGGACAGAGTGAGCAGCCTGGGCAAACTCATGGCCATGGATAAGGAGAATCCAGAGTTCCTTGTAGAGCGTCAGAAGCTGCAGGACGACTGCCAGGCAGCCCAGCTAGGAATTCTGCAGCTGGTAGTGAAGAACAAGAAAGATTTTGAGATCAAGGTCGatgacaggatgaaaaaaatagagGACGGCCTGAAAGCCGTTCTTCCAACTTGTCGACCTCAAGAGACTGAGCGAATCAAAGAAATCGTCAAATCTGGGTTTGCTGGACAAGAAGATTACTGCTGA